TACGGACGCCGGCGTGGTGATGATCCCGATGGACGCTCCCCGATCGGCGACGGCGCCGGCAAGTGCCTCCATCGACTCGACCACCATCGAGTCCACCCGGGTCCCCACCTTGGCCTGATCGCTGTCGAACAAGCCAACGATCTCGAACCGTCGCCTTCCGAATCCGTCGTAGTTCGCCAGTGCACGACCGAGGTTTCCGATGCCGACGATCACCACCGCCCAGTCGCGGGTCAGTCCCAGTTCCATGCTGATCTGAAAGCGGAGATGCTCCGTGTCGTACCCGACCCCCCTCACCCCGTAGGAGCCGAGGTAGGACAGGTCCTTTCGAACCTTGGCGCTGTTGACACCGGCCCGGGTCGCGAGTTCCTCCGACGACACCGAGGTCTGGTCCGGAGGAAGCTCGTCGAGGCACCTGAGGTATACGGGCAGGCGCTGCACCGTGACGGCTGGGACTGTCGACTTCACCGTTGCGAGGTTAGGAGCCTGCTGCGGCAGTAAAACCGCCGCAGGCGGCAGACGGCAGACGGCAGACGGCAGACGGCGGGGAAAGCCCGCGGACAGGGGCCGATCCGTTCTGACTCTCCTCCCCCGTAGGGGGAGGTAGCAGCGGCCGAAGGTCGCTGACGGAGGGGGAGGCCAGACGCGTCGCGAGGCCCACGTAGCGTTCGCCCTCCCCCCTCCCCTCCGGTCGCTCCGCTCCCTACGGGACTCCCCCCTACGGGGGGAGAGCGTCTTGCCGGCGACGGGCCCCTACCTCAGCGCCCGTCTCACGTCTCGTTTGGTGAAGTGGCCGGCGAGGACCGTCGCTCCGTCAGCAATCACTACCGGGAGGCGGTCGCCGTATGGTTGCTCCCAGGCGGTTCCGGCGACGTCGATGATCTCGAGATCGTGGCGACGACGACGACACACCGCCGTGACGATCGGCAATGCAGCCTCACAGAGCGAGCAGTCGGGCCGGGAGAGGAACAGGACCGTCATGCGAGTATCGTCGTCCACCCGATGCGCCCCGCCACCGTCTTCGCCCTCATCGCCCTGCTCCTCCTGATCGCGGCGGCCGGCACCGTGTTCGTCGTTCAGCTCGTCTCACTGGACTGAGCGCCCCCGGCAGCCCCCAGGCCGACCGACAAGCCCTCGCTGATGCTGAGCACCTCGTCGGCGCGCCCACCGGACACGGCGATTGCCATCAGCCCGTATGAGTCGACGTGAACGATCCGGGAACCCTCGGACCCATAGGTGTCGGCCCAGGGCAGTTCGAGACGCTGGCCGCCGATGCGCACCGACAGGGTGTCCCCCGGCCGGGCACCGATGAGGGCGAGGTCGTCAGGTGCGATGTTCGTCTGGGCATTGCCGAAGCCGTCGATCCAGAGCACCTCACCGTCGACGACGCCATCGCCGTGTTCCACCAGCGGCAGCAACAGCGGGGTGAGCGAGTCGGGATCGACGTCGGCGCCCAGGTCGTCGAGCTTCGCTTCACCCGACGCCAGCACGGCGGCCGCCGGCGCAAAGACGTCGCGCCCGTCGAAGGTGACACCACTCCGAGGCAGACGGAACTCCTCGTTGTCCAGCGACACGATCCGGGTGGCCCCGCCGACCATCGCCACCGCCGGGGCGAGTAGTCCGTTGTCGGGACCGACGAAATGCCCCCACGCGGTCTCGGCGGCGATGCCGCGGCGGCCGGTGCCCACGCCCGGGTCGACCACCGCCAGGCACACCCCCGGGGGCAGGTACTGGACGGCCCGCAGCAGCGCCAGGGCCCCCGCCCGGACGTTGCCCCGCTCCACCCCGTGAGTGACGTCGATCACGACGGCATGGGGGTCGATCCGTCGAATCACCCCATGCACGACACCGACGAACTCGTCGGTGAGCCCGTAGTCGGTGAGCAGCGAGATGGGGCGAGAGGAGGCGGCCATAGGCTAGGGAGCGTAACCCAGGGGTCACGGCTTCCAGCTACCAGCTACCAGTGAGCTCATGGCCAGAGGGACGTTTCCGTCATCCGTCATCCGTCGACCGTCGACGGTCGACGAACCCTCTAGCCAACAGCCAAGAGCCAATGGCTAATAGCTGGCGCGAGCGAAGCGAGCGCGAAAGCGCAAGGCCCAACGAACCTCTTCGGCATCTTCCCCGCACTTCCCCAGACGAGGTTTCCAACCGATTCAGCACCTTGGGCCTTGCGTGACCGAACCTACGGATGTCGGGGCGTCGCGTCAACCACCGTGCGCACGCCGAGTTTTCGCGGTCTCGTGCGCGCCATTGCCCTCACCGGATGCTTGTCGCACGCAACCGCGCACTCGATCGAGCTCTTCTCCACATATCCACAGCAATCCACAGGGGCTTGTGCACAAGCGGTGTCGACAACTAGCCCTCATGTATTCTTTTCGCGGGAGAAAGCCAGTCGTACCAACGGTTTGAATGCGACCTCGACGGCCTCGTACACCTCACCGAGGATCAGCTCGAGCTCCTCCTCGGTCACCTCCCCGACCGGAACCCGCCCCGCCAGCACGAGGTCGCCGTCCGGATCCAGGGCGAAGTGCATCCGGCGGGTCGAAAAGCTCCTGACCAGCGCCTGGCGGAACACCGCCTCGCGATTGAACGGCGGTCCGGGTAGCACGTATGCCTCGACGGTCAGCCACCGATCGCCGATGCCGAACCACACGGTGGTGAAGTCGCGCACGGTCTGCCGCATTCGCACACCTCGCCGGCCTTCGTGGTCTCCCGCCCAGACGACATCGCCGTCCGCATCTGCAGCCCAGGCGTCGGTGACGGCGCAAACGAGCCCCCAGGGGGAGTCGTTCACTCGACCATCCCCCGGTACAGCTCTAGGAGCCGATCCACCGTCCCGTCCCACGAGGACGACTCGGCACGCTTGACGGCACCGGCGGCGAGATCGGCCGCCATCTCCGGATCGAACAGGATCCGCCCGAGCGCCGCGGCGTAGTCCGCCGGATCGTGACCGGCGACCAGGAACCCCGACTCGCCATCGATGACCACGTAGGGGAGGCCGCCGACCCGCGAGGCGACCACCGGAGTCCCGGTCGCCTGGGCCTCGAGCGCCACCAGGCCGAACGACTCGGCACGCGACGGCACGATCAACGCGTCGACCGCGCGATAGACCTCGACGACGTCCGCGTGAGCGACCGGGGCGTGGAAGACGACCTGCCCCGGTGCCACTTCGTCGGCCAGGGCACGGAAACCGGCGAGATCGGCATCGCCCTCCGGCCCACTGGGGCCGCCGACCACGAGGAGCCTGACCTCGGGGAGAGCGGCGACTGCCCTGATGGCCACGTCGACGCCCTTCAGCGTCTGGATACGGCCGACGAAGCCGACGATCGGACCGGCCCCCAGTCCGAATCGGTCCCGGGCCGCCCGTCGGTCGCCCGGCGAGAACACGGTGTGATCGACACCGGGTGGCGACACACAGATCCGTTCCGGGTTCGCCTGGTAGTGCTCGATGAGATCGGCGGCATCGGCCGGGGTCGACGCCACCATGCACTCGGCACGGGCGACCACGTCCACCTCGGCGGCGATACGGACCAGCGACTCCCGCGGCTCGGCAGGCGTCCTCGCCGCCTCCTTGACCCGACCGAGGGTGTGGAACGAGATCGCCAGGGGAACGCGCAGGCGTTCCTGGAGCAACGCTCCTGCCCATCCGGACAGCCAGTAATGGCTGTGCACCATGTCGTACCGGATGTGCCTCCCCGCCGCCCAACCCTCGATTCCGTCGGCGAACGCTGCCACCAGCATCGCCAGGTCGTCACCCGAAGCAGGGAGCTCGACGACGGTGTAGCCGGGGCAGACCACCGTCTCCCGCAGCTCGTCGGAGCGGGTGAACACGTCGACGCATATGTCCCGCGAGGCGAGCGTGCGCGCCAGTGCGTCCACGTACACGTTCATGCCGCCGGCGTCGCCCGCGCCCGGAGGGTCCAGCGGCGAGGTGTGGATGCTCACGAGGGCGACCCGCTCGATCACAGGCTTCCCTCAACCAGGAACAGGGGCCGCGGTTCGGCCCCCAGGCGACGCTTGTAGGTCTCGGTGCCCTTGAGGAAGTCGAAGCGGCTCCGGCCCGACTCACCCACCCGCCGGATGAGCCGGTGCAGGAGAACGATCCCCGGCGACACCTCGGCCACGGCAGGGTCGTACGCCGCGTTGTACAGGTAGTAGGCGTCGGCGTCCTCGAAGCCGAAGCCGGCGGCGACCAGGCGATCGTCGCCGGTCACCAGGCAATCCAGCCGTGCACCCGGGAGGACGAGCAGATCCCGGAAGAAGCCCTCCATGTCCCCGGTCATGAACTCGCCCTTGTCGCCCGGTGCCGCCCGATGCAGGGCGACGAACTCACCGAACCGCGTCGCATCGTCGACGAGTAGCGCCTCCCCCAACGCCTCGTCGAAGCGCCGCTGTTTGCGGCGAACTTCGTGGCGCTGCTTGGCATCGAGACCGTCCAGATGGTCACCCCCGTCGAGGGTCAACACCATGGCGTCGGTGAAGTGCGTGGTGGTGGTCCCCACGCCGGCTAATTCGAGGGCCTTGGTCACCGCCTCCGCAGCCTCCACGGGGAGTGAGTCGAATGAGAACCTAGTGCCCGATCCACGGTCGCCGACCACCGATGCGAGGAGCTCGGTCGGGTCACCACCGAGGGGGCTGCGATAGTCGACGAGGTCGGCGGCGCCGGCCGCGGTCACACCTCCGTCCGCCGTGATGAACGCCCACGCCGCCCCGCCCACATCGGTCACTTCCAGGTCTCCGGTCCCGAAGTGCTCCCACCACGCCGACAGAAACCCACCATGCGGAAACGGGCCGACCGACGGAGCCAACGGCCGACGAGCGGCGTCGAGCGCCGACCAGTCGATCACGGCGCCACCAGCTCGTATCGCCCCACCGGAACCCCCCCGCCAAGCACCGGGGCGGAGAACACATCGGCGAGGCGGTCGCGCTGGTGTTCGGGAACGATCCCGACCCGGTCCATCAGGCCGACCAGCGCCACGATGGCGGCGGTGTCGTCACCGGTCCACGCCTTGGCGGCGAATCCCACACCGCCTTCAGACCAGGCGGCGGCGATACACCCGGCGGCTCCCGCCTTGACGAAACCGGGAACCCAACGGGCGATCACCGCCTCGCGGCGGTCGCCGTCCGAGGTCAAGGATGCATACCGTCCGATGGCCTCCAGGATCGGCGCGAAGTCGGTGTCGCCGCTGAGAGAGGCGTATCCCCGAGCCAGGGCGACGGTGTCGGTGCGCAGGGTGGGGACCCCGCAACCGTCGACACCGACGGGGCCGACCGATCGGCCGGTGGCTGTGCTCACTATGTCCATAACCTCCGCGTGGAGTGGGTGGTCGTCATCGGTGTAGTCGAACGACCAGTCGCTGGCCCGGCAGGCGCGCAGCATGGCGGCGTGTTTCCCCGAGCATCCGTGAAACACCCGGAGCGGCTCCAGACTTCCCGACGCGTACCAACGTCGGTCCGCGCCAGCGGTGGATGGGCGCGCCGGCGGACAGCGAAGGTCCGCCTCCGTCAGGTCGGCTTCAGCGAGCATCCGTCGTACGAACGCCACGTGGAGAGGCTGACCACCGTGGCTGGCAGTGGCGATCGCCGTCTGCTCCATGCCGAGATCGGCGCCGGCACGCTGCGACACGAACGTCTGGAACGGCTTGACCACGGACCGCCCGAAGAAGTCGCGATCCAGGTCGGCGCCGAAAGAGGCGAGCACCTTCCCGGTCCCATCGACCGCCGCCGCCGACACCGGGTGCTCGGCCTCGACGAGGCCCGAGCGCACCACCCGGACGATCACGCGTCCGCTTCACCCGAGCTGGGATCGGCGCCGTACCGGCGTGCGAGCTCCGCTTGGATGCGATCGAGCGCCGAGTGGACCCGACGGCGCTGCTGTGACACGTCGACCTCTACCTCGGAGATGAACACCTGAGCCTCCTGGAGCTCTTCGTCGGTGAGCGACGGCAACCTCATCAGGTAGTCGTCGTCGAGGGCCCGATCGACGAGACGCCGGCCCTTCGCCGGAAGCTCGGGCACCTCGATGGGGACCGCCCGCTGCGATGGCCCGCCCTTGGTATAGGCACCTTCGGCGAGGATGCGCGGCAGGGCGTCGATGATGGATTCGGTCTCCTCACCTGCCCTCCGCCGCATCTCGAAGGCGAGCAGGTCCATCCGGCCGTGAAGGAGCCGTCGGTAATAGGAGAGCTCGATGTCCAGGTCGGAACACATCTCGCGCCGGTCCCGCAGCTGGTCGAGGTCCAGCGACTCGAGTCCGGCGGTGAAACCGGGTTCCGAGACGATATCGATGCCGCGCCGGTTTTCTTCCCTCACGCCACAAAGAGTAGAGGATGCAGCGTCACGAACAGACCTCCACGACGGTCGGATACGGGTTGACCGCCATGATCCCGCCCGGGAGAGAGTGTTCTACCCGCTCGCCCTCCAAGGACTAGGTCTGCCAATAGCCAACAGCCAACAGCCAATCGCTAAGGTCCGGCGGCGATGGCACTTCGCGTTCGGCCCGACCTGTCGCGAATCGAGGCGTATCGCCCGGGCCGCGCCATCGCCGAGGTGGCTCGCACCTACGGACTCGACGACGTCGCCAAGCTCGCCTCCAACGAGAGTCCGGAGCCCCCGTGGCCGGAGGTGCAAGCGGCCATCGCCGAGGCTGCGGCCAGCGTCCACCGATATCCGGACAACGATCGCCCGACCCTCACCGCAGCCCTCGCTGAGCATCTCGGGATCGATTCGGATCTCGTCTGGTGCGGCGGTGCCGCCAACGAGCTCACCTTCATCACCGGACTGTGCATGGGAGGGCCGGACACCTCAGCGGTGTACGCCTGGCCCTCGTTCAGCCTCTACCGGATCACGACGCGCACCGCCTTCGGCCGGGATCTCGCCGTTCCCCTCACCCCGGACCACCGCCACGACCTGGACGCCATGCTCGCCGCCGTCGCCGACGACACGACCATCGTCTACGTCTGCAACCCCAACAATCCGTCGAGCACCCATGTCTCCGGCGACGATCTGGAGGCGTTCATCGACGCCATCCCCGAAGACGTGCTGGTGATGGTCGACGAGGCGTACGCCGAGTTCGCTACCGCTGCCGACTATCGCTCGATGATCCCGCTGGCGGTCAGCAGACCGAACGTCATGGTCATTAGGACCTTCTCAAAGGTGTATGCGCTGGCCGGCCTCCGGGTCGGGTACGCCGTGACCGCAGCCTCATCGATCCATGAGTTCAGAAGGGTCCAGCTGCCGTTCTCGGTGACCGGCGTCGCCGAAGCGGCGGCGGTCGAAGCGCTCCGCCACCAGGACCGCGTCTCCACCAGGGTGCTGGCGAACCGGGCTGCCATCGATGGGTTGACCGCCTTTCTCGGCGAACGGGGATTCACCGTGCCCGACAGTCAGGCCAACTTCGTGTACACCGACCTGGGGACCCGGATCGGCGATCCCGTCGAGGGACTGCTGCGCAGAGGACTCATCGTGCGACCGGTGCCGCCCGACGGCTGGGTGAGGATCACCGCCGGCACCCCGGACCAGAACGATCGGCTGATGGCGGCGGTCGACGAGCTGCTCTGATCCTGAGAGCGCGCGCCAATAGGCTCGCGCTCTCAGCCCATGAGCAGCAGCACGGCTCCGTACGAGCCGGCGGCGAGGACCACGCCGTCGAAGTATCCGAGGCTCCCGGGCAGGTCGCTGCCGCCGAAATATCCGCCGGCACGCACCAGCATCCCCACGGTACGACCGGCGACCAGACCGGCGACCGCCGCTACCGATGCTATGACCGAGGTGGACACCGTCGGTGCCCACAGCGCCGACGCGGCGAGCCCGGCGAGCAGGCCGCCGAGGATCATCCCGATCATCGGATCGACGATCGGCATCTCGGACCGATCGGAGAGCCAGGCCACGACGATGGCGGCGAGAGCGATCACCATGAACACGGTCGCTTCATCACGGGACCGCAAGCGAATGAGCATCAGCGACGACGCGCCGATACAACCGGCGAGACCGAGGAGCGCGGTGCCGGCGATGGAGTCCACGTCGCGCAGATGCTCACGCAGAACCCCCCAGATGAGACCGAGCATCACCGTCCCTGCCATGGCGGCGGCCATACCCGGCGCGCCGAACCGGTAGGTGGCGAGCACACCGCCGACCACTCCCAGGTGGATGGGCACCGACCCGACGAAGAGACCCCGACGCTCACCGGTGCCGACGATGTCATACACCCACAGGGTCATGAGAAGCACGGTGACCACGGCGAGCCACTGGATGGAGAGGAAGTTCGCCAGGGTGAGACCGGCGGTGAAGGCGACGACGAGCCCGAACTCGAAGGTCACCGGCGATCGGACCACGAACGCCCCACCGGACACCGGCGGCAGGATCGCCACTTCGGCACCATCGGCGACCTTCGAGTCGGCCGGCACTCGCACCCCGTCCACCCACACCTGGGCGCCCGCCATGGCGGCGGCGAACTCATCGCCGAAGCGGGCGGCAGCGGCATCCCGGATCGACTCGACCGTCGTCCCATCGATCTCGACGCGGTCGGCCCCGGCGATCTCGCGGAGGCGGGCGAACAGACGAACCGCCGCCATCAGGAGATCCCGAGCCGACCGGTCACCACCACGACCCCATCGGGCCGGGCCGTTTCGAAGCCGACGCCTTCACTCTCGGAGTCCCACGCACTCGTGGTGAGGTCGCTGCCCGGCAAGACCATGTCGGTGAAGCGCGCCTCGACGGTTCGGACCCCGGCGGCGTCCCCCTCGAGGACCTCGGTCACGATCCCACCGACCACCAACGACAGGGTGCCCAGACCGTGGTTGATCACGCCGGGGAGCCCGACCGCGGTGGCAACGGCCTCGTCGAGGTGGATCGGATTGTGATCGCCTCCTGCCGCCGCGTACCGCGACGGCATGTCGACGGGCACATGGCGAACGAAGCGAGTGGTGGGCTCCCCGCGTCGGGGTGGAACGGTTGGCGTCGACGACACCCGCTCCGCGCCCGAACCCGCGCCGCGCACGAAGATCGTGGCGAACTGATCGTTGACCGCCTCACCGTCCGGCGTCGCCGCCCGGACCGCGGCGACGAAGATGGCAGACCTCCCCTTGTCCTCCACCGACTCGAGGGAAGGAGTCAGCTCCAGGATGTCGCCTGGCCGGAGCGGACGGTGGTGGATGATGCGCTGCTCGCCGTGGACGATCATCAACGGGTTGTCCACGCCGAGTTCGGGATCGAGGGTCACCGTCGCCATTGCCGCCAGGCCGTACACCACGGGGAACACCGGTGAGGCAATCTGGCGGTTGCCGGAAGTGTGGAGGGGGTTGTCATCACCGGACGCGGCGGCGTACTCGGCGATCTGCTCGGCGGTCACCGAGACCGTCGAGCGGTCATAGGTCTTGCCACCGAGATCGAAGTTGAGCGGCATCGACGCGAGGGTAGCCACGCCCTCTGGGATCATCCTGCGACGAATTCCGCGGATGGTGGAAGGACCCTTCTTCATTCTCCTCCCCGACGGGGGAGGTGGCAGCGGCCGAAGGCCGATGACGGAGAGGGAGGCCAGACGCGTCACGAGGCCTGCGTAGCGTTCGCCCTCCCCCCTCCCCTCCGGTCGCTCCGCTCCCTGCGGGACTCCCCCCTTCGGGGAGAGAGAGGGCTCGCTCAGGACTCCCGAGCGGGCAGCACGACCCCCCGACATTCACCGAAGCCGACCCTGATGCCCTCCGCCTCGCACCAGCCGCGCAGGACGACCTCGTCACCGTCTTCGAGGAAACGGCGTTCGGACCCGTCGGGCAGGGTGATCGGGTCACGCCCGTTCCAGGTGAGCTCGATCAGACTTCCGAACTGCCCGGGCTCGGTGCCGGAGACGGTGCCCGATGCATACAGGTCGCCGGGCAGAACGTTGGCCCCGTTGACCGTGGCATGGGCGAGCTGCTGGGCCATGGTCCAGTACATGTGTTTGAAGTTGGTGCGCGAGATCACCTGCGGGCCGGTCCCTGCCGATCGCATTGCCTCCGACGACAGCGACACCTCCAGTTCGAGGTCGAGGCCCCAGTCACCGGCCGCGTCGAGGTAGTCGAGCGGCGCAGGGTCCTGGGCCGGTGGGCTCACCATGAACGGGGTCAGGGCATCCAGAGGCACCACCCAGGGCGATACGGTGGTGGCGAACGACTTACCGAGGAACGGCCCGAGCGGCTGGTACTCCCACCGCTGGATGTCGCGGGCGCTCCAGTCGTTGACCAGCACCAGGCCGAAGATGTGATCGCCGGCGTCGTCGATGTCGATTGGCGTTCCCAGCGGGTTGCCCGGGCCGGTGACGAAACCGACCTCCAACTCGATGTCCAAGCCCATCGTCGGCTCCAAGGCCGGTGGCACATCGCCACGCACAACCTGCCCGCGAGGCCGGGTGACCGGCGTCCCGCTGACCACGACACTGCTCGACCGGCCGTGATAGCCGACCGGCAGGTGGCGCCAGTTGGGAAGGAGCGGATCACCGTCGGGCCGGAACATGCGGCCCAGGTTCGATGCGTGTTCCAGGGACGAGTAGAAGTCCACGTAGTCGCCCGGCTCGAACGGCAGCAGCAGCGTCTCGTCGTTCACCGATCGGACCGCAGGTGCCGGTATCGAGTCGAAGGCGTCCGTCGTCAGCAGCTCGACCAGTCGGTGCCTCGTCTCCTGCCACACGGGGCGCCCACCTGCGAGAAAGCCGTTGAGGGTGCCGGGCCCGAGCGCCTCTGCAGCCTCAGGCGGCAACAGGCCCGCCCCGGCCAACGCGGTGAGGTCGACGGTGTGGTCGCCGATCCGGACCACAGGATGGCCCGTGCCCTCCCGAGCGGCGACGCCGTACGGCAGGTTGTGAAGCGAGAAGTCACTGCCCGGAGGTACCGGCAGCCGCGACCCGGTCACGGCTCCACCGGGAGGACACCGAGGGCCGTCAGGTCGTCGACCGGCTCCCGGACCGAGCACGACCCGTAGGCCCGCAGCAGCGAGGAGCGGGCCTCGGTCAGGGCGTCGACACCGGCGCGTCGGTCCCGCCAGGTCAAGCCGGCGGGAGTCAGCGAGAAGGCGTCGGCATCGTCGTCGGCGAGGACCGGGATGAGGTCGTCGAGGGCGGCGCCGTCGACGGCGAACGCAGCAGCGGCGAGGAGGTTCAGGAATCCGTGATGCACGAACCCGGTGGCCGCATCACGGTGCCGAACCGGGTGGTGGAGCCCGGCAGTGGCTTTGAGCGGGAGGCCGAGGTCACGACAGGCGATCAGGAATCCGGCGACCGCCTCGGGTGGAGGGAAGGCAGCCTCGGTGACGCCACCGGTCCGGATCTTGGCGCCGAGCGACCGGCCGGCAGCCTCACGAGCGGCAGCCAGAGACTGCAACGATCGTTCCAACTCGGGATCGGACCAGGGAACCTCGTAGGAAACGAACCGACCGAAGGAGCGGGAGGCGGCCGCGACGTCGTCGGGCCGGACGCCACCCGCGGCGACCGGCCGCTCCACCACCTCGACGACGGCTCCACCGGACATCGCGACTTCGAACCCTCGGACCCGAGCGGCGTCGGCATCCACCGCCGATAGCCAGTCACCGGACCCGTCATCGGCCACGGCCACGAGCCGCCAGGGCGCGTCACCCGTCCTGAGTGCCGCCATCAGGTGGCCGGCGAGCTCTTCGAGTCGCGACACCGGGCAGATGAAGCGATCCACCAGCCAGGCGTGGTCGCCCTCGAGCGCCTCGCGGTACCCGGCGACGGCGCCGGCCATGTCCAGGGACTCAGGGGGGAATAGCCCGGCGTAATCGATCAGCCCGGACAGGCCGGCGAGACGGGCGTCCCTGCGGGTGACTTCCAAAGGCACATAGGGAGCGTAGACAGCTACCAGCTACCAGCTACCAGCCAACAGCCCACCACAACAGAAGATGCGTTTCTGGCTGTGAGCTGTGAGCTCCTCTGGCTGGCCACTGGCCACTCGCCACTCGCTACTCGCTTATGCTTGGCTTGTCCACCAAACAGGAGGGCAATCCTATGGCGACCAAGGACAAGGGCGGACGAGCCGACAAGAAGGCTCCCGCCAGGGACCTCAAAGAGAAGCGGGCGGCCAAGAAGGCCAAGAAGGCAAAGGACTGAGCGGCCGCCTCGAATCCGACCGAGCGACCGTGGCCCGATATCCTTTGGGGCCCGTGCGCAGTATTCGGAGGTGCATGTGATGACGACCGACTCGGACACCCTGGAGAGAGCGGCGGCGCTGGCCGCCCGGGACGACATGCCACTCAAGGGCTTCTCGCATCTCGAGTGGTGGGTCGGCAACGCCTATCAGACCGCCCAGTTCTTCCGCCAGGTCCTCGGCTTCTCGATCACCGGGTACCGGGGCCCCGAGACGGGCAGCCGGGAGACTGCCTCCTACCTACTCGAGCAGGGCGACATCCGTTACCTCGTCACCGGCTCCATGACCCCGGACCATCCGCTCAGCCAGCATGTCACGCTCCACGGACCCGGCGTCCACGACGTGGCCATCGACGTACCGGATGCCGAAGCGGCGTTCGAAGTGGCGATGGAGCGAGGGGCCGAGGCTGCGACCAAGCCGCACGTCATCGAGGACGACCACGGCCGCATGGTCGTGTCGGCGATCCAGATCTACGGCGACACCATCCATTCGTTCGTCCAGCGGGACGGCGGCTTCCCGGGGTTCGAACCGCGAGTCGACGAGATCGCCCGACCCATCGGCCTCCAGTTCATCGACCACGTGGTCGCCAACGTCGAGCTCGGCAAGATGGACTACTGGGTGGAGTTCTATGAGCGGGTGTTCGGCTTCACCATGCTCAAGCACTTCGATGACGACGCCATCAGCACCAAGTACACCGCGCTGATGTCGAAGGTGATGTGGGACGGCACCGGGATCATCAAGCTGCCGATCAACGAGCCCGCCGAGGGGCTCAAGAAGTCGCAGATCGACGAGTACATCCAGTTCTATCGGGGTGCCGGGGTGCAGCACATCGCCCAGCACACCGAGGATCTGATCCACACCGTATCGGAGACGCGCCGGCGGGGGCTCGAGACCCTCTCGGTACCTGCGACCTACTACGAGGATGTCTGGACCCGGATGCCCGACATCGACATCGACCGGGCCAAGGTGGAGGAGCTCGACATCCTGGTCGACCAGGACGACGGCGGATATCTGCTCCAGATCTTCACCCGGATGCTCCAGGACCGTCCGACGGTCTTCTTCGAGTTCATCGAACGGCGTGGCGCCACTGGCTTCGGCAAGGGCAACTTCAAGGCCCTGTTCGAGGCCATCGAGCGCGAGCAGGCCAAGCGAGGCAATCTCTGACCTCCGTCGGCATCGTCGAGGTCGGCCCCCGGGACGGTCTCCAGGGTGAGTCGGTTCTACCCGTGGCGGCCCGGGTGGCGCTGATCCGGCGGTTGGAAGGTGCGGGGGCGCGACGCGTCGAGACAGTGTCGTTCGCCAACCCCTCCCTGCTCCCCCAGATGGCGGGCGCCGAGGAGATCTGTGAGGCGCTCGGCGACCGGTCGTTCGCCGCGATCGGCCT
Above is a genomic segment from Acidimicrobiia bacterium containing:
- a CDS encoding MoaD/ThiS family protein; its protein translation is MAAVRLFARLREIAGADRVEIDGTTVESIRDAAAARFGDEFAAAMAGAQVWVDGVRVPADSKVADGAEVAILPPVSGGAFVVRSPVTFEFGLVVAFTAGLTLANFLSIQWLAVVTVLLMTLWVYDIVGTGERRGLFVGSVPIHLGVVGGVLATYRFGAPGMAAAMAGTVMLGLIWGVLREHLRDVDSIAGTALLGLAGCIGASSLMLIRLRSRDEATVFMVIALAAIVVAWLSDRSEMPIVDPMIGMILGGLLAGLAASALWAPTVSTSVIASVAAVAGLVAGRTVGMLVRAGGYFGGSDLPGSLGYFDGVVLAAGSYGAVLLLMG
- a CDS encoding MaoC/PaaZ C-terminal domain-containing protein, translating into MPLNFDLGGKTYDRSTVSVTAEQIAEYAAASGDDNPLHTSGNRQIASPVFPVVYGLAAMATVTLDPELGVDNPLMIVHGEQRIIHHRPLRPGDILELTPSLESVEDKGRSAIFVAAVRAATPDGEAVNDQFATIFVRGAGSGAERVSSTPTVPPRRGEPTTRFVRHVPVDMPSRYAAAGGDHNPIHLDEAVATAVGLPGVINHGLGTLSLVVGGIVTEVLEGDAAGVRTVEARFTDMVLPGSDLTTSAWDSESEGVGFETARPDGVVVVTGRLGIS
- the fahA gene encoding fumarylacetoacetase, with translation MTGSRLPVPPGSDFSLHNLPYGVAAREGTGHPVVRIGDHTVDLTALAGAGLLPPEAAEALGPGTLNGFLAGGRPVWQETRHRLVELLTTDAFDSIPAPAVRSVNDETLLLPFEPGDYVDFYSSLEHASNLGRMFRPDGDPLLPNWRHLPVGYHGRSSSVVVSGTPVTRPRGQVVRGDVPPALEPTMGLDIELEVGFVTGPGNPLGTPIDIDDAGDHIFGLVLVNDWSARDIQRWEYQPLGPFLGKSFATTVSPWVVPLDALTPFMVSPPAQDPAPLDYLDAAGDWGLDLELEVSLSSEAMRSAGTGPQVISRTNFKHMYWTMAQQLAHATVNGANVLPGDLYASGTVSGTEPGQFGSLIELTWNGRDPITLPDGSERRFLEDGDEVVLRGWCEAEGIRVGFGECRGVVLPARES
- the hppD gene encoding 4-hydroxyphenylpyruvate dioxygenase produces the protein MTTDSDTLERAAALAARDDMPLKGFSHLEWWVGNAYQTAQFFRQVLGFSITGYRGPETGSRETASYLLEQGDIRYLVTGSMTPDHPLSQHVTLHGPGVHDVAIDVPDAEAAFEVAMERGAEAATKPHVIEDDHGRMVVSAIQIYGDTIHSFVQRDGGFPGFEPRVDEIARPIGLQFIDHVVANVELGKMDYWVEFYERVFGFTMLKHFDDDAISTKYTALMSKVMWDGTGIIKLPINEPAEGLKKSQIDEYIQFYRGAGVQHIAQHTEDLIHTVSETRRRGLETLSVPATYYEDVWTRMPDIDIDRAKVEELDILVDQDDGGYLLQIFTRMLQDRPTVFFEFIERRGATGFGKGNFKALFEAIEREQAKRGNL